The proteins below are encoded in one region of Rana temporaria chromosome 2, aRanTem1.1, whole genome shotgun sequence:
- the LOC120928250 gene encoding putative nuclease HARBI1 has protein sequence MLQAPDRRRRLRAMQMYGSGLVALDLDPAMNRQLLALVSPYITRQDTVMREAISAEQRLVATLRYLATGRSLQDLKFSTGISPQALGLIIPDTCSAIIQVLQDDYMRLPSTPQEWQTVAAEFETRWNFPNCGGAIDGKHVRIVPPPRSGSEFYNYKGFNSIVLMAVVSAQYEFLYVDVGKNGRMSDGGAFRQTEFGERLQDEDLALPPDADNVEGLPFVFLADEAFGLGPHLMRPFPQRTLTPERSVFNYRLARARRVVENAFGIMASRFRLFLTSIHMAEYKWNYIVFACCILHNFLRRNSTNYMAMVGPEAGLNNPEQILPGLEPARTGLPPQSGRAVRDQYMEYFMGRGAIPSQANLA, from the exons atgttgcaggcacctgatCGTCGTAGGCGACTTCGTGCTATGCAAATGTATGGTTCAGGTCTTGTTGCTTTAGACCTAGACCcagccatgaacagg cagctgttggctttggtgtcgccttatattaccaggcaggacactgttatgcgggaagccatcagcgctgaacagaggctagttgccaccttacggtatctggcaactgggagaagcttgcaggacttaaagttctcgacgggcatctccccccaggctctgggcctcataatcccagatacctgttctgccatcatccaggttctgcaggatgactatatgagg cttccgtccacgccacaggaatggcagactgtggcagcggagttTGAGACgcgttggaacttccccaactgcgggggagccatcgacggaaagcacgtccgcatcgtgcctccaccccgttctggTTCTGAGTTCtacaattataaggggttcaacagtattgtgctgatggcggtggtgtcagcacagtacgaaTTTCTGTACGTTGATGTGggcaagaacggccggatgtcggatgggggagcTTTCAGGCAGACTGAGTTCGGGGAACGACTCCAAGACGAAGATcttgcattgccaccggatgcggACAACGTGGAAGGACTCCCCTTCGTCTTCTTGGCTGATGAAGCTTTTGGCCTGGGACCCCATctaatgaggccattcccccagcgcaccctcaccccagagaggagtgtttttaattaccggctggccagagcccggagggtggtggagaatgccttcgggataatggccagccggttccgcctgttcctaacCTCGATCCATATGGCGGAGTACAAATGGAACTATATCGTAtttgcatgctgcattttacataattttttgagACGAAATTCCACAAACTATATGGCCATGGTTGGGCCTGAGGCTGGACTTAACAATCCCGAGCAAATCTTGCCGGGCCTGGAACCTGCccgtactggcttgcccccccaaagtggCCGTGCAGTCCGTGACCAATATATGGagtattttatgggtaggggggccattccctcACAAGCCAATTTGGCTTAG